The Streptomyces sp. NBC_00306 sequence AATCGTCGGCGTACGACCAGGGGTCCACCGGCCGGGTCGGCCTCTGCTATCTCGACCTCGACGGTTTCAAGGCGGTCAACGACACCCTCGGGCACCGGGTCGGCGACCGGCTGCTCGCGGCCGTCGCCCGGCGGCTCACCGAGTGCGCGGACGGCGACGGTTACACCCGCAGCGGCGGCCATCTGGTGGCCCGGCTCGGCGGCGACGAGTTCGCGATCCTGGTCGAGGACTCCACGGGTACGGACCAGGTCGCCGATCTCGCCCGGTCCGTACTGGTCGCGCTGCAGCAGCCGTTCGACCTCGACGGGCAGCGGCTCTCGGTCTCCGCGTCGATCGGGGTGGTGGAGCGTACGGTCGCCGGCACGACCGCGACGGGGCTGATGCAGGCCGCCGACACGACGCTCTACTGGGCGAAGGCGGACGGCAAGGCGCGCTGGACGCTCTTCGATCCCGAGCGCAACGCGCACCGGATGACGCGGCAGGCCCTCTCCTCGACGCTGCGGCCGGCGGTGGAGCGCGGGGAGTTCGCGCTGGAGTACCAACCGCTGGTGGGACTGGCGGACGGGATGACGCGCGGCGTCGAGGCGCTGGTGCGCTGGAATCACCCGCAGTTCGGGACACTTGCGCCGAATCGGTTCATCGGAATCGCGGAGGAGGACGGCTCGATCGTCCAGCTCGGGCGGTGGGTGCTGCGCACCGCCTGCCGCCAGGCGCGCCGGTGGCAGCAGGAGCACCCCGGCGTCCCGCCGCTGTTCGTGAGCGTCAATGTCGCCGTACGGCAGGTCTGGGACTCGGACCTGGTGGCGGACGTGGCGGAGATCCTCGCCGAGACGGGGCTCGCGCCGCACCTTCTCCAGCTCGAACTCACCGAGTCCGCGGTGATGGGTTCGGCCGGCAGGCCCCTCCAGGCGCTCCAGGCGCTCAGCGACATGGGCGTGCAGATCGCCATCGACGACTTCGGCACGGGCTATTCGAACCTGGCGTATCTGAGCCGGCTGCCGGTCTCGGCGCTGAAGCTGGACGGATCGTTCGTCCGGGGCTTCCAGGACGAGGCGCACCCGAACCCGGCGGACGAGACGATCGTCGAGGCCCTCGTCCAGCTCGCGCACCGGCTCGGTCTGACGGTCACGGCGGAGTGCGTGGAGACCTCGGGGCAGGCCTCCCGGCTGCGCAGCATCGGCTGCGACACGGGTCAGGGCTGGCTGTACTCACGGGCCGTGGCGCCGGACCGGATCGGGGCGATGATCGGCATCAGCGCGCTGCCCGGGTGAGGACCGGCGCCGCGGGCGCTTGACGACGGGCGCCGCCCCGGACCCCTGAGCGGGGGTCCGGGGCGGCGCCGTGGTGGGGGGCGGGGAGCACCTGTGATCAGCAGGCGCCCTGGTCGCGCCAGACGCCCCACTCACCGGTGGTGCCGGGCTCCTCGTTCTGCGTCCACCACTGGGCCTTCCAGGTGCGGCCCTTGTGGGAGACGAGGCCGCCGTTGTTGTAGACCGCGGAGGCGGACCACGGCGTGGCCGTGCAGCCGGGCGCCGGGTCGGACGGCGACGGGGTCGGGTCGCTCGGCGAGGGTGTCGGGTCGGACGGGGACGGGGTGGGTTCGCTCGGGTCCGGGCTCGGCGAGCTGCCGACGGCCGCCACGATGTCGTTGAGCAGCTTCGCTCCGGGGTCCAGGCCGAGCAGGGAGTACATCATCGCGCCGCCCAGACCGCGGTTGTGGGCGTAGTCGGCGCGGGCCTGGATCGCGCGCTTGTCGAGGCCGGTGAAGAACTCGCCGTCCTTGTAGAAGTACGACGCCTTCGCCTCGTCGTCCCAGAACGTCGTCGCCGCGTTGTCGACGATGCCGCCGAGCTCCTTGTAGTGCGCGATGCCCGCCTGCTGGCTCAGCGGACGCGCGGCGCTCGCACCGGTGGCGCTGCCGCCGAGACCGTTTTTGGCCCCGGCCGGAACACCCTTCCAGCCGCGGTAGTAGAACTCGTATCCCAGCGTCAGCTTGTTCGCCGGGAAGCCGCCCGCGATGCCGTACGCGGCGTTGCCGTCGATCCAGGCGTCCACGGCGTTGTCGATCGAGTACTTCTGGGTGCCCGGCGGGATCGGGTCGGTCGGGTCGGACGCCGGCGAGTACAGCGGCGACTGGTGGTAGGCGGGTCCGTCCGCGTCCCAGGCGCCGTGCATGTCGTAGGTCATGATGTTCGCGTAGTCGAGGTACGCGCCCACCTTGTCCGTCTCGATGTACTTGATCTTGTCCTGGCCGGCCGGCATCGCCGCCGTCAGCAGGTACTTCTTGCCGCCGTGCGCGGTGCCGTACTCGTTGAGCTGCTTGCGGAACTCGGCCAGCAGCAGGGTGAAGTTGGTCTTGTCCTCGGGGCCGTAGTGGTTGCCGAGGTGGCCGCCCGCCGAGCCCGGGTACTCCCAGTCGATGTCGATGCCGTCGAAGATGCCGGCCGCCGTGCCGGCTCCGCCGAAGCCGCCCTCGACCGGGATGTCGCCCTGGATGTACTGCTTGATGCAGGACGCCACGAGCTTCTTGCGGCTCGCGTCAGTCTTCGCCGCGTCGTGGAAGAACTTGGAGTACGTCCAGCCGCCCAGCGAGATGTTGATCTTCAGATGGGGGTTCTTCGCCTTCAGCTTCTTGAACTGGTTGAAGACACCCGCGATCGGCTGGTTCCAGGTGTCGGCGACGCCGTCCACGCTGTCGGCCGCGCCGAACGTCTTCTGGTAGTCCGCGAAGGCGTCGCCCGCACCGTCACCGGCGTTCGGGTTGTTGTCGTCGCCCGCCGCCTTGTTCGCCTCGAAACAGGTCAGATCCGTGGGGTGGATGTTCCCGAACGAGTAGTTGATGATGTCGAGCTTCCCCGCGATGCCCCTGTCCTGGAGGTGCTTGGGGAAGAAGGCGTTGCCGTACACGCTCCACTGGTCGTAGTACGCGATCTTCACCCCGCCCGTGGATGCGGCGGCGAGCTGGGCGTCGTTGCCGGCCGCGCCGGCCGGGCCGGTGGCGGCGAAACCGGCCATGACGCCTGCGGCGAGCGCCGCGGTCGTCAGGGCCGCGAGCAAGGGTCTGGGGGAGCGCACGGACAGCCTCCGGGGTTGTGCCGACGTGAGTGGGAGAAGAGATAGCGATCCGGCCACCGGCGCGTCAATGGTCCTGACCACATTAGGACTAGACCAATTTTGACGAGAAACCGCTTGTCAGGCTGTTGCAACAGTATGCAAAAACCGCCCGCCACCATCGTGACGAGCGGTTTAAGGGTGCGTTAACCGAGCCCTGCGGCCCTGATCAGGAAGGAACCACCGAGGTCGGCAATTCGTAGGCGTCGGCGATCAGTTCGTACGAACGGAGCCGGATGTAACCGCCGTGGGCATTGGCCGTGAGCATCAACTCGTCGGCCCCCGTGCGCTTCTGGAGGTCGTCCAGACCGGTGCGCACCGCGTCCGGCGTGCCGTGGACGATGTTGGTCAGCCAGCTGTCGACGAACTCCCGCTCCATGGGGCTGAACCGATACACCTCGGCCTCTTCGGGCGTCGGCACGAGCCCCGGGCGGCCGGTGCGCAGCCGCAGCATCGACAGCGCCCCGGTCAGCACCTGCCGGCGGGCCTCCCTCTCGTCGTCGGCGGCGAGCGCCGCCACCCCGATGAGCGCGTAGGGGGCGTCCAGCACCGCCGAGGGCCGGAAGGACTCGCGGTAGAGGTCGAGCGCCGGGATGGTGTTCTGCGCCGAGAAGTGGTGGGCGAAGGCGAAGGGCAGTCCCAGCACGCCGGCCAGCCGGGCGCTGAAACCGGAGGAGCCGAGGAGCCAGACGGGCGGACGGCCGGTGGGCCCCTGCACCGGGCCCGGGACCGCGTGAATACGGCTGTAGGGGTGCCCGTCGGGGAAGTCGTCGTCCAGGAACCGTGTCAGTTCGGCGAGTTGCTGCGGGAAGTCGTCGGCGCCCTCGCCCAGCCGCTCGGTGCGCCGCAGTGCGGCGGCGGTCGCGCCGTCCGTACCGGGGGCGCGGCCGAGGCCGAGGTCGACACGGCCCGGGGCGAGCGCCTCCAGCGTGCCGAACTGCTCGGCGATGACGAGAGGCGCGTGATTGGGCAGCATCACGCCGCCGGAGCCGAGGCGGATGTGCTCGGTGTGCGCGGCGAGGTGCGCGAGGATCACGGCGGGCGAGGAGGAGGCGACGCCGGGCATGGAGTGGTGTTCGGCCACCCAGTGGCGGCCGTAGCCGCGACTCTCGGCGAGCCGGGCGATCTGCACACTGGTGCGCAGGGCGTCGCTCGCGGTACGGCCCTCGCCGACCGTGACCAGATCCAGTACGGACAGCGGCACCGGCGCAGTACCCCGTGCCGTGCCTCGTATTGGGTCGCCCTGTATCGCGTCGTCCACCGGTTCAGCCCTCCTGCGCGTAAAAACGTACAACACAGAAGAACAGGAGGGCCTCTCCGCTTTATTCCGGAGCGGGACGGGGCCGGGGCCCCGGCGCAGGTCCGAGCGCCGTCCCATCACCCCCGGCGGGATCCGGTTCGAGACGTCGGGCCCGGGTCGGCATCCCGGACCGGATCGGTTCCGGTGGGGTGCGGTTCCGGGCTGCACGGTTCAGGTCCGGGAACGCCCGGCCGCTCGGACCGGAGCAGCGCCCGGGCCGCGCGGCGGTCAGGGTCCGGACCCGGCCGCTCGGAGCGGAGCCGGGCCCGGCCCCTCGCACGAGGCCCGGGCCCGGGCCGCTCAAACCGTGCCCCGGCCCGGCCCGCCGCTCAGATCCGGATTTGGTCCCGCTTGGCGAACAGCGTGCCCAGCTTCGGCGCCCACGCCCGGCGCTCGGCCAGCCGCAGGCCCTCCCAGACGGTCACCTGGTTCGCCGTGAGGACCGGCTTGCCGAGCGTCTCCTCCAGCTCGGGCAGATACGCCGCCGTGTGCAGGGCCGTGTCCGGCAGCAGCACGATCTCCGCGTCCGGATGGTCTCCCGCACGCGCCAGCTCCAGCACCTCGTCCCGGCCCCAGGTGCCGACCTCGGCCGCCGTGATGATGCCGCTCGCCCGGTCCGCGACCACCTCGGTCCCCGCGGCCTTGAGGAACGCCGTGAAGTGGGCGGTGACATCCTCCGGATAGGTCGCCGCCACCGCCACCCGTTCCGCGCCCAGCGCGCGTACCGCGTGGGCGAAGGCGAACGACGTGCTGGACGCCGGGAGGCCCGCGGCCAGCGCGAGCGCCCGTGTCTGCTCGTGGGCGCCGTCCCACCCGTATACGAAGCTTCCGCTCGTGCACGCCCAGACGACCGACTCGGCGCCCGCGAGGCGGAGTTCCTCCACGCCCGCGGCGAGCCGCTCGGGCGACCCCATGTTCAGCAGGGCGTCCACGCGGTGGGCGTCCTCGCCGATGTCGGTGTGCACGACCGGCAGCCTGATGTCGCTGTCGAGCAGCACCTCGAAGCGTGGGTAGTCGTCCTCGGCGGAGTGCCCGGGGTACAGAAGTCCGACCGTGGTCATGTCCAGCCTTCCTGTTCTTCGGGCTGGGCCGGCTGAGCCTGGGGCTGCGGTGCCTGGGGAGGGAGCGGGATCTCGGGCTGGGCCTCCGGCTGCAGCAGCAGCCCTTGGTAGGGCCCGACCGCGTGCACGCCGATCCGGCGCAGCGCCGCCCACATCGTCACCTGGTTCGCGGAGAGCACCGGCATCCTCAGTTCGGCCTCCAGCTGGGGGATCGCGTCGTACGTCGGCAGATTCGTGCAGCTGATGAAGAGCGCGTCGGCCGCGCCCACCACCGCCTGCCGCGCCATGTCCACCACCGACCGGTACGGCACCTTCCAGATGTGCCGGGTCAGTCCGAGAAAAGCGCGGCCCGTGACGGTTGCCCCGGCTTCCGCCAAGTAGTCCTCCAGCGAACGCGTGACCGATTCCGTATAGGGGGTCACGAGGGCGATACGGCGGGCGCCCAGCTCGTCGAGTGCTTCGAGCAGGGCGCCGGACGTGGTCAGCGAGGCGACGTCCCCCGCCGAGGTCATCGCCTCGCACATGGCCCTCTCCCCGGCGACCCCGCCGACGAAGCTGCCGGATGTGCAGGCGTAGGCGATGACTTCGGGCTCGGACGCCCCGAGCGCCTGCACGGCCTTGTGCAGGGTCTCGTGCTCACTGACCAGGCGGGCGAGGTCGAGGGAGACCTCCACAGGGACGTAGGGAGTACGCGTCAGCCGCAGTGAGACGTCGTCGGGGACCCAACGCCACAGCTCGCGATCCAGCGCGAAATCGAACGGAGCGACGATGCCGACACCGCGTTGCGGTTGCGGCCCGCCGAGAAAGGAGACATCCATCGCCGGCCCCCTTTGACGTGTTGTTGACGACGTTAGGTTCGGCTGCGAGCGTGGGTCAATCCGTACATGTCAGACGTTACGAAACGGCTTCCGCTTGATGTCCGAACCCACTCTTCTCGTCCTGCAGGCGGACCCCCCGCCCCGTCTCGGCAAGCTGACCGGGCGGGTCCGCGTCAGTTATGCCGACGAACAGTCGCTCGCCGCCCAACTCCCTCACGCCGACGTGCTGTTGGCCTGGGACTTCACCTCCGACGCGGTGCGGCTCGCCTGGCCGGGCGACGGCCCGCGGCCACGCTGGGTGCACACCCCGAGCGCCGGTGTGGACCGGCTGCTCTGCCCCGAACTGGCCGAATCCGACACGGTGGTCACCAACGCCCGGGGCGTCTTCGAGGAACCCATCGCGGAGTACGTCGCGGGCCTGGTGCTCGCCATGGCGAAGGACCTCCCCGGGACCCTCGAACTCCAGCGGCAGCGCCGATGGCGCCATCGCGAAGGGCTGCGCGTCGCCGGCACCCGGGCCACGGTCGTCGGCGCCGGACCCATCGGCCGGGCGGTGGCCGCGACCCTGGAGGCCCTGGGCATCACCGTGGCGGTCGTGGGCCGGACCGCGCGGGGCGCCATCCACGGCACCGAGGATCTCGATCCGCTGCTGGCGCGCGCCGACTGGGTGGTGTGCGCCGCCCCGCTGACCGACGCGACACGCGGGATGTTCGACCGGCGGCGCTTCGCCCTGATGCAGCCGTCGGCCCGGTTCATCAACGTGGGACGCGGCCCGCTGGTCGTCGAGGACGATCTCGTCGCGGCGCTGAACGACCGGGTGATCACGGGCGCCGCCCTCGATGTCTTCACCTCGGAGCCGCTGGAGCCCGACAGCGCGCTGTGGGACGTCCCCGGGCTGATCGTGTCCCCGCACATGAGCGGCGACACGGTGGGCTGGCGCGACCGGCTCGGCGAGCAGTTCGTCGATCTGTACGACCTCTGGGAGGCCGGAAAGCCGTTCCCGAACGTGGTGGACAAGAAACGTGGGTACGTCCCCATGCATGACTGATCCGCTGACTGACCACACCGCACGCCAACTGCTGGCCGGCTACGAGAAAGGGGACTTCACGCCCGTCGAGGCGACCCGAGCGGCACTGGAGAGGATCGAGGCGGTGCAGCCGCTGGTCAACGCCTTCGTCCGGGTCGACGCCGAGGCAGCGATCGCCCAGGCCGAGGCCTCGGCCGAACGCTGGCGGCGGAAGGAGCCGCAAGGGCTGCTCGACGGCGTGCCGGTCACCGTGAAGGACCTGCTGCTCCAGCGCGGCGGGCCGACACTGCGCGGCTCGCACACCGTCCGCGCCGAGGGCGCCTGGGACGAGGACGCGCCGTCGGTGGCGCGGATGCGCGAACACGGCGCGGTCTTCCTCGCTAAGACCACCACGCCCGAGTTCGGCTGGAAGGGGGTCACCGACTCCCCCCGGCACGGTGTCACCGGCAACCCCTACGACCCGTCGCGGACGGCCGGCGGCTCCAGCGGCGGCAGCGGGGCCGCGGTGGCGCTGGGCGCGGGCGCCCTCTCGCTGGGCACGGACGGCGGCGGTTCGGTCCGTATCCCCGCCTCCTTCTGCGGGATCTTCGGCCTCAAGCCGACGTACGGCCGGGTACCGCTGTATCCCTCCAGCCCGTTCGGAACCCTGGCGCACGTCGGCCCGATGACCCGCGACGCGGCTGACGCGGCACTGCTGCTCGATGTGATCAGCGGCCCGGACTGGCGGGACTGGTCGCAACTGGCGCCCGCGGGCAGCGCACAGGACGCGCTCGCGGACGGCATCCACGGGCTGCGGATCGCCTACTCGCCGTCCTTCGGCGGGCAGGTGGCGGTCCGTCCGGCGATCGCCTCCGCGGTACGCGGGGCGGTGCAGGCGCTGGCCGGGCGCGGCGCGTACATCGAGGAGGCCGACCCCGACATCAGCGACCCGGTGGAGGCCTTCCACACCCTGTGGTTCAGCGGTGCGGCGCGGCTGCTCCAGGCGCTGGGGTCCCCGCAGCGGCAGTCGCTGGACCCCGGGCTGCGCGAGATCACCGCGATCGGCGCGCGGCACAGCGCGCTGGAGTATCTGGCGGCCGTGGACACCCGGATGGATCTGGGCCGGCGCATGGGGCGCTTCCACAGCACGTACGACCTGCTGGTGACGCCGACGCTGCCGGTCACCGCCTTCGAGGCGGGGGCGGAGGTGCCGGCCGGCTCGGGGCACCGTCGCTGGACGGGTTGGACGCCGTTCACCTATCCCTTCAACCTGACGCAGCAGCCCGCCGCCACCGTGCCGTGCGGGGTGGACGAGGACGGGCTGCCGATCGGCGTCCAGCTGGTCGGGGCGCGGCACGCGGACGCGCTGGTGCTGCGGGCCGCGCACGCGCTCTACGAGTCGGGAGTGGCGTCGATCCCCGCGCCCCGTCCGCGGATCTGAGCCGCGGACTCGCCCGGACAGGACCTAGGCGCGCCGGAAGCTGAGGGTCTCCCCCAGCGCACCGGCCCGCCACAGGTCCTGACAGGCCTCGGCCATCCGGTCGAGGCCGTCGACCACGGTGCCCCAGACGATGCCGGGGACCCATCCGGTGTCGCCGTTGAGCAGCAGGTTGTTGCGTTCGTAGAACAGCGCGAGGTCGACGACGGTGGCGCGGCCCGCGTGCGCCGCCTTGTCCCCGTAGCCGTACGAGTTCGTACCCAATTGCACATCGGAGAAGGTGAAGTAGCAGAGATCTCCCGGAATGGGAGTGACGGTCGGATTCTCCAGCGGCGGCTCCTGCGGCGCGAACGCGGGCAGCAGGGCGTAGATCTCGTTGCGCGCGTACTTGGCGTGGTAGACGTCGCCGCCCAGCGGCAGCGCGTCCCACACGGCGGCGCAGGTGATCGGGGCCTTGTCGGTCAAGAGCCGTGCCGTGCAGCTGATTCCGCGCTTGTCGAGCGAGACCTCGACGAAGCGGTCGGCCGGGCCGGTGATGTGGTCAGCCATGCAATCTCCTCGGGTGGGTGGTGCTCCTCCACTCATGCCCGCCGATCCCGGGCGCAAATTCATCCGCATACCCGAATGCGAACGGGGTAGCCGCGCCCCCATGGCTCCACCACAGGGGATATCCAGACACAGCACAGGCCAAGGAATCCGGCGCCGCTCACTGCTCGCCGGGGCCGTGGCCCTGGGTGCCGTGGGCGCCGTCGGTGCGACGAGCGCATGCAGCAGGGTGGCCACCGCCGACGCCGGTGACGGGGGGCATCTGCTGGAGCAACTGCGCGCGAAGAAGACCGTGCGGCTCGGGCTCGCGGGCGAGCAGCCGTACAGCTACATCGGCAAGGACGGCAAGATGACGGGTTCCGCCCCCGCCATCGCCGAACGGATCTTCAAGGAGCTGGGTGTCGAGAACGTCCAGCCCTTCCCCACCGAGTTCGGTTCCCTGATCACCGGCCTCAACTCCCTCCAGTTCGACGTCGTCGCCGCCGGGATGTACATCAACCCCGAGCGCTGCGAACAGGTCATCTTCGCCGACCCCGAGTACCAGATGCTCGACGCGTTCATCGTGCGCAAGGGCAACCCGAAGAACCTGCACAGCTACAAGGACATCGCCGAGGCCGGCGCCAAGATGGCCACGGGCGTCGGCTACGCGGAGATCGACTACGCCAAGGAGGCCGGGGTCAAGAACCTGACGACCCTGCCCGACCAGCTCGCGGGCCTGCTCGCGGTGGAACAGGGCCGGGTCGACGTCTTCGTGGGCACCGCCGTCACCGTGCGCAATGTCGTGAAGGAGACCCGGAGCGGCAAGGTCGAGGCGACGGCCGAGGTCACGCCGTACGTCAAGGGCAAGCCGGTCATCGACGTCGGCGGCTTCGCGTTCCGCAGCCCCGAGACCACCCTCCGGGACGCCTTCAACCGTGAGCTGCACAAGCTCAAGAAGAGCGGCGAACTGCTGGAGATCATGCGGCCCTTCGGCTTCACGAAGGACCAGATGACCACCATCACCGCCAAGGAGAAGTGCAAGCCATGAGCGAAATATCCGCGGGTTTGTGGGAACTCCTCCTCAAAGGCGTGTGGATCACCGTCCAGCTGACCGTCCTCAGCGCAGCGCTGGCCGCGGTCGTCGCCTTCGTCGTCGGCCTCGCACGCGCACACCGGCTGTGGATCGTGCGGTTCGTCGCCGGCGCCTACTTCGAGATCTTCCGCGGCACCTCGGCGCTGATCCTGATGTTCTGGATCTTCTTCGTCCTGCCGCTCGGCTTCGGCTGGCAGCTCGTCCCCCTGTGGGCGGCCGTCCTCTCCCTCGGCCTCACCTACGGCGCTTACGGCTCCGAAATCGTGCGGGGCGCGGTGAACGCGGTCTCCCCCGCCCAGCGCGAGGCGGGCATCGCCCTCAGCTTCACCCCGGCCCAGCAACTGCGGAAGATCATCCTTCCGCAGGCCTGGCCGGAGATGATCCCGCCCTTCAACAACCTGCTCATCGAGCTGCTGAAGGGCACCGCGCTCGTCTCGATCATGGGCGTGGCGGACATCGCGTTCGGCGCCTCGCTGGTGCGCAACGCCACGGGCCAGAGCGCGCCCGTCTACACGATCATCCTGGTGATGTACTTCGTCCTCGCCTTCGTCCTGACCCGGGGCATGCGCGTGCTGGAACGCCAGGCCAAGGCCGGAGTCGGGCAGGCTCCCCCACCGCGCTCGTCCGGGATGTCGCGCAAGCTCGCCATTCCTCGTCAGAGCCGGGTCTCGGCGAGCGCCGGGGGTGAGCGCTGATGCAGTGGGACTGGTCCGCAGTCGACGAGTTCATGCCGCGCTTCTGGGACGGCCTGCTGGTCACCCTCCAGGCGCTGGTGCTGGGCGCGCTGGTCGCCTTCGCGCTCGGCCTCGTCTGGGCGCTTGCCCAGCGCTCGCGCCTGGCCGTGGTGCGCTGGCCGGTGACCGCCGTCACCGAGTTCGTCCGCAACACCCCGCTGCTGGTGCAGCTCTTCTTCCTCTACTACGTCCTGCCGGAGTGGGGCATCACGCTCTCGGCCATGGTCACCGGCGTCGTCGGGCTCGGCCTGCACTACTCGACGTACACGGCCGAGGTCTACCGCGCCGGCATCGACGGCGTTCCGCAGGGTCAGTGGGAGGCGGCCACCGCGCTGAGCCTGCCGCGCACCCGCACCTGGGGTGCGGTGATCCTGCCGCAGGCGATCCGCCGGGTCGCCCCGGCGCTCGGCAACTACGTCATCGCGATGCTCAAGGACACACCGATGATCTTCGTCATCGGTGTGATGGACATGCTCGGTGAGGCACGGCAGTTCGCGTCCGAGACCTTCCTGACGGTCGAGGCGTTCACGGTCGTCGGCATCGCCTTCATCCTCATCTCCTATCCGGCATCCCTTCTCATGCGAGCACTGGAGCGACGCCTTGTCCGCTGACAGCAACCCCCCGAACACCGCGAAGGAAGCGGCGGCCGACACCCCTGTGGCCGGTACCGCGGCCACCGCCGCCCCGGCCGGAACCGCACCGTCGACCGGCGAGCTGATCCGCTTCGACGGGGTCACCAAGCGCTTCGGCGCCAACACCGTCCTGGACTCGCTGGACTTCACCGTCGACCCGGGCAAGCACGTGACCCTGATCGGGCCTTCCGGGTCCGGCAAGACGACGATCCTGCGGCTGCTGATGACGCTGACCAGGCCGGACGAGGGCACGATCACGGTCGACGGGCAGTATCTGTGCCACGAGGAGAAGAACGGCAGACTCGTCCCGGCCGGCGAGAAGCACGTGCGCGAAGTGCGGAAGAACATCGGCATGGTGTTCCAGCAGTTCAACCTCTTCCCCAACATGAAGGTCCTGCGGAACATCACCGAGGCCCCGGTCCATGTGCTGGGCATGTCCCAGGACGAGGCGGACGAGCGGGCCCGCGGGCTGCTCGACCTGGTCGGGCTCGGCGACCGCTGCGACGCCTACCCCAGCCAGCTGTCCGGCGGACAGCAGCAGCGTGTGGCCATCGCCCGCGCGCTGGCGATGCGCCCCAAGGTGCTGCTGCTCGACGAGGTCACCTCGGCGCTCGACCCCGAGCTCGTCGCGGGAGTCCTCGACGTCCTGCGGGACATCGCGCACACCACCGACATCACGATGCTGTGCGTGACCCACGAGATGAATTTCGCCCGGGACATCTCGGACTGCGTGCTGATGTTCGACGAGGGCAAGGTCATCGAATCCGGCCACCCGGACAAGATCTTCACCGAGCCGGAGAACGAGCGGACAAGGGACTTCCTGAGCGCTGTTCTCTGAGACTCCGGGGTCCAAGGACCACGATCTTGACAACGGCATATGCCAGACGGATGCGCCCCTGGGCAGAGCCCCGGGGCGCTCCATCATTCTCGCCAACAGCCGCCCCTCCAGCGGCTCTTGACCGCTATCGTGGTAGAGAAGCTTGCGGTGACGACCTGCTAGGGGGAGACCGTGGCGCTGAAGCCGGAGCCGACCGCGCCGTTCCATTCGGTGCAGTACGTCCTGCGTGTCCTGGAGACGATCTCGAAGCACGGCGGTGGTGTCACCGACGTCCAGATCGCCCGGGAGACAGGGCTGCCCACCGGCCATCTGGCTCCCATGCTGGCCATGCTCCGCCGCGAGGGTTATGTGGAGCAGGTCGCGGACGGCGCCTATGTGATAGGCGACTCCCTGGTCCTTCTCGGTTCGGGCGTCACGCGCCAGGAGGCGCTGGAGGCCAAGCTCCAGGAGACGCTGACCGAGCTGCGCGACTCCGTGGGAGCGGCGGTCTACATCAGCCGGTACATCGACGGCGAGGTCAAGATCACGCAGTACGCCGACGGTCCGCGCGCCCCCAAGGTCAACGAGTGGGTGGACTTCCGCTCGGCGGCGCATGCGAGCGCCGTCGGCAAATGCCTGCTGACCCAGCTCGACCAGAACGGCCGCCGGGACCATCTCTCCCGCCACCGGATCACCCGGCTGACGTCGAGGACGATCACCAGCGAGAAGCTGCTCTTCTCCAAGCTGGACAGCCAGCCGCCGACGGTCCCGATCCTGGATCTCCAGGAGTACGCCGTGGGCACGGTCTGCGCGGCCGTCCCGCTGACGGCGGGCTCGGCGGTCGGCTGTCTG is a genomic window containing:
- a CDS encoding putative bifunctional diguanylate cyclase/phosphodiesterase produces the protein MSGTSEGTGPTGVAVPGRARPKITERHQVGRSAAELRDYRAAFNAAHLAMAVVDQDGLVVTANAALATLFGSEPVDLLERTAADLVDLASDRRTWHAYREVLRGRRSRFRCTRRLKHPDGRALWAEVTVAPVPDSRNVLLSVADISDRRELHARLRHLQMHDAVTRLPNRTLFFERLASALESSAYDQGSTGRVGLCYLDLDGFKAVNDTLGHRVGDRLLAAVARRLTECADGDGYTRSGGHLVARLGGDEFAILVEDSTGTDQVADLARSVLVALQQPFDLDGQRLSVSASIGVVERTVAGTTATGLMQAADTTLYWAKADGKARWTLFDPERNAHRMTRQALSSTLRPAVERGEFALEYQPLVGLADGMTRGVEALVRWNHPQFGTLAPNRFIGIAEEDGSIVQLGRWVLRTACRQARRWQQEHPGVPPLFVSVNVAVRQVWDSDLVADVAEILAETGLAPHLLQLELTESAVMGSAGRPLQALQALSDMGVQIAIDDFGTGYSNLAYLSRLPVSALKLDGSFVRGFQDEAHPNPADETIVEALVQLAHRLGLTVTAECVETSGQASRLRSIGCDTGQGWLYSRAVAPDRIGAMIGISALPG
- a CDS encoding glycosyl hydrolase family 18 protein, with the translated sequence MRSPRPLLAALTTAALAAGVMAGFAATGPAGAAGNDAQLAAASTGGVKIAYYDQWSVYGNAFFPKHLQDRGIAGKLDIINYSFGNIHPTDLTCFEANKAAGDDNNPNAGDGAGDAFADYQKTFGAADSVDGVADTWNQPIAGVFNQFKKLKAKNPHLKINISLGGWTYSKFFHDAAKTDASRKKLVASCIKQYIQGDIPVEGGFGGAGTAAGIFDGIDIDWEYPGSAGGHLGNHYGPEDKTNFTLLLAEFRKQLNEYGTAHGGKKYLLTAAMPAGQDKIKYIETDKVGAYLDYANIMTYDMHGAWDADGPAYHQSPLYSPASDPTDPIPPGTQKYSIDNAVDAWIDGNAAYGIAGGFPANKLTLGYEFYYRGWKGVPAGAKNGLGGSATGASAARPLSQQAGIAHYKELGGIVDNAATTFWDDEAKASYFYKDGEFFTGLDKRAIQARADYAHNRGLGGAMMYSLLGLDPGAKLLNDIVAAVGSSPSPDPSEPTPSPSDPTPSPSDPTPSPSDPAPGCTATPWSASAVYNNGGLVSHKGRTWKAQWWTQNEEPGTTGEWGVWRDQGAC
- a CDS encoding LLM class flavin-dependent oxidoreductase, producing MDDAIQGDPIRGTARGTAPVPLSVLDLVTVGEGRTASDALRTSVQIARLAESRGYGRHWVAEHHSMPGVASSSPAVILAHLAAHTEHIRLGSGGVMLPNHAPLVIAEQFGTLEALAPGRVDLGLGRAPGTDGATAAALRRTERLGEGADDFPQQLAELTRFLDDDFPDGHPYSRIHAVPGPVQGPTGRPPVWLLGSSGFSARLAGVLGLPFAFAHHFSAQNTIPALDLYRESFRPSAVLDAPYALIGVAALAADDEREARRQVLTGALSMLRLRTGRPGLVPTPEEAEVYRFSPMEREFVDSWLTNIVHGTPDAVRTGLDDLQKRTGADELMLTANAHGGYIRLRSYELIADAYELPTSVVPS
- a CDS encoding maleate cis-trans isomerase family protein, with the protein product MTTVGLLYPGHSAEDDYPRFEVLLDSDIRLPVVHTDIGEDAHRVDALLNMGSPERLAAGVEELRLAGAESVVWACTSGSFVYGWDGAHEQTRALALAAGLPASSTSFAFAHAVRALGAERVAVAATYPEDVTAHFTAFLKAAGTEVVADRASGIITAAEVGTWGRDEVLELARAGDHPDAEIVLLPDTALHTAAYLPELEETLGKPVLTANQVTVWEGLRLAERRAWAPKLGTLFAKRDQIRI
- a CDS encoding maleate cis-trans isomerase family protein produces the protein MDVSFLGGPQPQRGVGIVAPFDFALDRELWRWVPDDVSLRLTRTPYVPVEVSLDLARLVSEHETLHKAVQALGASEPEVIAYACTSGSFVGGVAGERAMCEAMTSAGDVASLTTSGALLEALDELGARRIALVTPYTESVTRSLEDYLAEAGATVTGRAFLGLTRHIWKVPYRSVVDMARQAVVGAADALFISCTNLPTYDAIPQLEAELRMPVLSANQVTMWAALRRIGVHAVGPYQGLLLQPEAQPEIPLPPQAPQPQAQPAQPEEQEGWT